AGCGATTTGCCCGATGAGGCCAGCGATCATGTGATGGGCATCGAGCTAAATCTCACCGATCCAGAGGCTGTTTACGCCGCGCGCGATAAGGTCCTTGCTGCTCGCGGTCGCATCGATGGCCTTCTGTGCTCAGCGGGCATTACCGGGCCCAATGCGACGGTGGCGGACTATCCAGAAGACGCTTGGCGCAAGGTGTTCGATGTCAACGTGCACGGCCTGATGTACTGCAACAAGGCCGTCATCCCGGCGATGAGCGAGGCAGGATATGGCCGCATCGTCAACGTGGCTTCAATCGCGGGCAAAGAGGGCAATCCCAATGCGTCCGCCTATAGCGCGTCAAAAGCTGCTGTGATTGGCCTGACCAAGTCACTTGGCAAAGAACTGGCGCAAACCGGCGTGACCGTGAACTGCGCCACGCCCGCCGCGGTGCGCACCAAAATCTTCGATCAAATGAGCGAAGAGCATATCGCCTTCATGCTCAGCAAGATCCCGATGGGCCGCTTTGGTCAGGTCGAGGAAATTGCCGCCATGTTGTGCTGGCTGCTCAGCGAGGAATGCTCCTTTACAACAGGCGGCGTCTTCGACCTGTCGGGTGGGCGCGCGGTTTACTAGCGCAAGGCCGCGATCACCTCGTCGGTTTTGGTGACAAGCGCAACGTTTTGCAGCGCATAATTGATCGAGGCGTTGTGCCAATCGGCGTTCATCGTCGAGCAGCCATCTTCCGGAATTACCATCACATAACCCTTGTCGGCACCGGTCCGTGCCGTGTGCTCAATGGACATGTTGGTCCAGGCGCCGGTCTCGATGATCATATCGCGTCCTTCGGCCTTCAAAATGGTTTCCAGCTGGCTGCCTTCCCAAGCCGACATACGGTTCTTCTTGACGACATAATCGCCTGCACGCGGCTCAAGTTCGGCGACTGGCGAACCGCCCCATGTGCCTTCAACCAGCGCATTGTTATCCACCACGCCCTCAAACAGCGGTGCGTTGAGGGTCAGGCCGGGGGCACCCGGCGGTACCAAGAAGTGCACGTGAATGACCGGCACACCGACCTTTCGGCAATGCTCGGCAAGCCGCGCCACATTGGCAATGGCGTTCTGCTCACGACAATGGATCGGAGAGCCGGAGTCGGCGAACGCGCCGCCTTCCATCACCACGTCATTTTGCATGTCTTGAATGATCAGCGCACAACGTGAGGGATCAAGTTGCAAGGCGTCGCCAGTCGATGCAGGCGCGGCGGCAGAGGACGCCGAACTAGCCCCAGCCGTGCTGGTCGAAGGCGCTTGGCCGCGGGCACGCATGAATGGCTCGTTGCGGGGGCCGATTTTTACGTCGAACGCGTACACACTGGTCGTCGCGCAGACATACATGGTGCGCCAATCCGGGCCACCCCAATGCAAGTTCGCGGCAAGCTCGGGGATTGCCACCTTGCCCAAATGCTTGCCGGAAGGGTCATAGACCCAAAGCCCACCTGGCGCCGTGACCCAGATGTTGCCTTGCGCGTCGCATTTCATGCCATCGGGGACGCCGGGCAGCAGGCTGTCCTTGATGCCGGACGCAAACACATGACCGTTGGTGAGTTTGTCGCCTTCGACATCATAAACCCGGATGTTCGCCTGCTCGGTATCGTTGATGAACAACCGGTCTTCAGTCGGGCAAAAGCACAGACCGTTGGGCATGGTGAAGGTGTAGCGATCGACGACCAGTTCCGGTTCATCGCCGGGGCGATGGTCCGGTGGCAGGCGAAAAACGCCCTGCCACCCAAGGTCACGCGGGCGTTCCACACCAAAGCCTGGCATCCGGCCATACCAGGGATCGGTGAACCAGATCGATCCGTCCGATTTCACGCACAGATCGTTCGGCGAGTTCAACTCGCGTCCTTCAAAATGGCTGCACAAAACCGTGCGGGTGCCATCGGGCGAAAAGCGCGTCACGCTGCTGGTGGAATGCTCGCACACGAGCAAGTTTAGGCCGGCATCGTAGGTCATGCCGTTGCCCTTGTGCGATGGGTTCATCACCTCTCGCACGCCGGACCGATCAAGTCGCCGTCTGACATCGCCAGGCATATCGGAGAACAGCAGATAATGCTCCACCGGATGCCAGATTGGTCCCTCGGTGAAGGTGAAACCGGAGCCCGCCTGGCGAACCGGCGCATGCTCATCAATCAGCCCGTTGAAGGCCGGGTCCATCGCCTGGTGTGTCATGGCGCGCGCCTCTTAAGCGTTACATGAATGCGTTACCGGACGGCGTCACATTGGAAACCAGTCGCGGCGGGGAACGGACTGGCTGACAGGGCCGGGAACCGCCATGTCCAGCCGCCCAACGACCTGTCCGTTTTCGATCAAAGCGGGCTTGTCATGCACCGGTAGGAGAAACTTGGCGCCGGAATACATCAGCTTGCGAACTTGCGCTTTTTCGTTGCGCTTGGAGCCGCCATGGTTCCCGGTCGGCTGGTATTCTTCAGGTCCGAATGTGTGGAGCGGATTGATGATCTGATCGTTGAAATCGTAGATCACATCGCCGCAAATCGTGGCACGACCATCGGCTGTGTCGACATGCACGTTCATCGAGCCTTCAGTGTGCGCACCAGCGGCTTCCAGGTAAACGCCGGGGATCAGCTCGATGGGACCGGAGATTTCCAGATCTTCAAGCCGCAGGGCGCCGGGCGTGTGCAGACGCTCGACAAGGTGCATGATGTCGGGCTTGGGATACTGCGGATGCATAAGCCCGGAGACCGAGTATTCCAGCTCACGCCGGTTGATCACCACCGTGGTGTTCATCGGGAAGTGATCGTCTTTGCCCGCATGGTCGATGTGCAGATGGGTGTGCAACACATAGCGCACGTCACCTGGCTTCACGCCGTGATTGGCCAGTTGGCGCTCGATCATGTTTTCGTGGAATTGCAGGCCGCGCATACCAAGCGTTTCCATGATCGCGTTGTCACGATAGCCGGTATCAACAACGATAGGGTACTGACCGCCAAGAATCAGAAAGCCGTAAACCGGCACGCGCCGTGTGCGGCCACAATCGCGCGCCAACACCAGAAAACTGGATTCCAGCTCGATATCGCCATAGTCGAGCACTTTCACTTCTAACGCCATTGCGTCCTCCCAGAGTCAGTCTGTTGTTCTAGTTAAGTCGGTAAACCCGGCTTGCAGTGTTGTTGAAAACGGCAGCTTGTTCGCCGGCGCTAAGCCCGCCGGCTGCGGTGCGATGTGTATCGAGAAGCCAGCCATAGTCGGTCCACAGTTTCTCGATGGGGAAGTTCGAACCCCACAAGCAGCGATCGGCGCCAAACAAGGCGACCGTTTCGCGGGTCAGCCAGGTGATGTGTTCGGGCGCGCGCATGTGGATGAATGTGCCGAAGCCGGAAAGCTTGGAGACAACGTTTGGGCGCTTGGCAAGCTTTGCCATCTGGGTGCGCCAGAACTCGCGTCCGCCATGACTGGTGTCGGTCAGCATGCCGGCATGTTGCAAGATGAACGTCACATCTGAGCACGCGTCTACCAGTTCGCAGGCGCCGTCCATTTGACCGGCAAACACTTGGAGGTCGAAGGTCCAGCCATAATCTGCAAGGTGGGCGATGTTGGCTTGCACGGTTTTGTCCCGGCACACATCGCCATGCGGTGCGAAACGAAACAACGGGTTCTCGTGCCAGTGAAACTGCTGGCGAATGCCACGCATGCGAGGAAAAGCGGCCAGCCGATCCAGCGCTGGGCGGACATCCTTGATCGTCATGTCAGCGTAGCCAACAATACCATGTGGCCAACCAGTTTCCTGCGCAACCTGGCTAACCCAGGCAACTTCTGCTTCAGCTTGGTCGACTGGCCAATTAGCCTGCACATAGACAGACTTTTCAACGCCAGTGTTGCGGATATCTTGAAGATACTCGGTCATCAGATAGTCGCGGCGGATCGGCTCATAAGGGCCGAAAATGCGCGGCTGCATTGGCCCGGATAACCATGGCAAATCGGCCTGCTGCCAAACATGAAAATGGGAGTCGACAACTTGCATCACCTGGCACCCTTGGCAAAGGACATCACTTCAGCGGCCAGTGTTTGCGCGGACGAGCCATCACCGAGTTGATCGATCATCGGCAGGATCAGCCGCATCGCCTCGGTATCCGGGCGATAGGCTGGATCAGCTGCCAGCGGAGACAGCCACAAGGTTGACCAGGACAGGCCACGCAGTTTGTTCATCGCACTGACCAAAGCGTCCGGACCGCCGCGCTCCAATCCATCCGACACGATGATGGTGAGCGCGCCACGCGCGAAAGATGCAAAACGAGGAACCGACAGGAACACGGCCAGCGCGTCGCCCAGCCGAGTGCCGCCATCCCAGTCGGCGACCAGACCCGACGCCAGTGCCATTGCCTGGTCGCGGTTGCGATGCTTGAGTGCGCGAGTCACCCTGGTGAGACGGGTGCCAAGGGTGAACACCTCCACCCGTTCGCCGGCCTGCACCAAAGCGTGGGCCAGGCGCAGGCGGCTGTCGGTGCCAGCTTTCATGGAGCCGGACACATCGATCAGCATCAAGACACGGCGTTGGCGCTGACGGCGCGTGCGGGTTGGCAGCGCTGAAATCTCACCGTCACGTCGCAACATGTCACGGAATGCTCGGCGGGCATCTGCCAGGCGGCCCTTGCCGCCGCGCATGCGACGGGAGGTTCGGCGCGGCAGGGTACGCGGTGCGGCCTTGGCGAAAAGGCGCAGTGTTGCGTCTTCATCCTCAGCGGTCAGCGTGCGCTGGTTCAACCGTTCAGCTTGCGTAGCCTCTCCACCCGATGGTTCTTCTTCGTCGGGGTCGGGCAGCAACTCGAACTCCCCGCCGTCATAGGCGTTGGGCATGTCTTCCGGGTCGCCTTCGGCAGGCGCAGCGAAACTGCGACCCAGAAAGATGCTGTCGAATACGTTATCGAAGTCTTCGCGGCGTTCCGGTGCTGGCCCGAACACCGCGTGGGCGGCTCGACGCACGTCGAGGATCGAGGTGGGGCCAAGCAACCCAACCGAGGCCAGGAACGCCTCCGTTTGCTCGGGCGCAGCAGGAAACCCGGCTTGGCGCAAGGCCACGGCAAACTGCAGAAAGGGAGTTGCCGCTTTGGGCAAGAGGCTGACGCTCATGACGCCACCCGTTCCAGCATCGCATCGATTTGCGGCGCGATGAATTCAAGATCATCCTGATCCTTCAGCACCACGCCAATCGCGCGCGCAAATGCGCGCGGCCAGGGAGCGCCTTGGGCATGCAGAAGCGTTGCCGCCTCAGCCCACTCAACCGTTTCAGCGACCCCTGGCGGCTTGGCCAAGGGTTGCCCGCGCAATTGGCCAACGGCTGCAACAACTTTATGGGCTGTATCTTGCGCCACGGTCGACGCGCGCATCATCACGATGTTGGCCTCAAGCGCCGGGTCCGGATAGTCGATCCAGTGGTAGACGCAGCGGCGGCGAAGCGCCTCGTGCAGCTCGCGCGTGCGGTTTGAAGTGAGAATGACGATGGGCGGCTCTGGCGCACGCATAGTGCCGCGTTCCGGGATTGAAAGCGTGAAGTCCGATAGGAACTCCAAGAGGAACGCCTCAAACTCATGGTCGGCGCGATCGATCTCATCGATCAGCAACACGCGGTCGCGGGGTTTTTCCAACGCTTGCAGGATCGGACGGGCGATCAAAAACTCGTCGCCATAAAGGTTCACATAATCATCACCAGCTTGGCGGATCGCGAGCATCTGGCGCGGGAAGTTCCACTCATACATCGCCGCCGACGCATCGATGCCTTCGTAGCACTGCAGGCGCACCAGCTCGCGGCCCATGATTGAGGCCAAGGCCTTGGCGCATTCGGTTTTGCCGACTCCCGGTGCGCCTTCCAAGAGCAACGGCTTTTGCAAGGACAGCGCCAGGAACGTTGCCGTCGCCAGATCATCGGACGCTATGTACTGCGCGTCACGCAGTGCATCCGCCAACGGCTGCGGTCCGTCCAATCCGGCAGGGAGCTGGCGAACGGGCATAGATTATCCAGCCTGCCCAGAAAGGTGTGAGGATGAGAGCATCTGACGGGGTTTGGCGC
The DNA window shown above is from Hyphomicrobiales bacterium and carries:
- a CDS encoding SDR family oxidoreductase, which encodes MRRFEGRTIIVTGGASGIGFETVGRLLGEGAHVAVWDLDLAGLSDLPDEASDHVMGIELNLTDPEAVYAARDKVLAARGRIDGLLCSAGITGPNATVADYPEDAWRKVFDVNVHGLMYCNKAVIPAMSEAGYGRIVNVASIAGKEGNPNASAYSASKAAVIGLTKSLGKELAQTGVTVNCATPAAVRTKIFDQMSEEHIAFMLSKIPMGRFGQVEEIAAMLCWLLSEECSFTTGGVFDLSGGRAVY
- a CDS encoding isochorismatase family protein; its protein translation is MTHQAMDPAFNGLIDEHAPVRQAGSGFTFTEGPIWHPVEHYLLFSDMPGDVRRRLDRSGVREVMNPSHKGNGMTYDAGLNLLVCEHSTSSVTRFSPDGTRTVLCSHFEGRELNSPNDLCVKSDGSIWFTDPWYGRMPGFGVERPRDLGWQGVFRLPPDHRPGDEPELVVDRYTFTMPNGLCFCPTEDRLFINDTEQANIRVYDVEGDKLTNGHVFASGIKDSLLPGVPDGMKCDAQGNIWVTAPGGLWVYDPSGKHLGKVAIPELAANLHWGGPDWRTMYVCATTSVYAFDVKIGPRNEPFMRARGQAPSTSTAGASSASSAAAPASTGDALQLDPSRCALIIQDMQNDVVMEGGAFADSGSPIHCREQNAIANVARLAEHCRKVGVPVIHVHFLVPPGAPGLTLNAPLFEGVVDNNALVEGTWGGSPVAELEPRAGDYVVKKNRMSAWEGSQLETILKAEGRDMIIETGAWTNMSIEHTARTGADKGYVMVIPEDGCSTMNADWHNASINYALQNVALVTKTDEVIAALR
- a CDS encoding N-acyl homoserine lactonase family protein; the encoded protein is MALEVKVLDYGDIELESSFLVLARDCGRTRRVPVYGFLILGGQYPIVVDTGYRDNAIMETLGMRGLQFHENMIERQLANHGVKPGDVRYVLHTHLHIDHAGKDDHFPMNTTVVINRRELEYSVSGLMHPQYPKPDIMHLVERLHTPGALRLEDLEISGPIELIPGVYLEAAGAHTEGSMNVHVDTADGRATICGDVIYDFNDQIINPLHTFGPEEYQPTGNHGGSKRNEKAQVRKLMYSGAKFLLPVHDKPALIENGQVVGRLDMAVPGPVSQSVPRRDWFPM
- a CDS encoding amidohydrolase family protein translates to MMQVVDSHFHVWQQADLPWLSGPMQPRIFGPYEPIRRDYLMTEYLQDIRNTGVEKSVYVQANWPVDQAEAEVAWVSQVAQETGWPHGIVGYADMTIKDVRPALDRLAAFPRMRGIRQQFHWHENPLFRFAPHGDVCRDKTVQANIAHLADYGWTFDLQVFAGQMDGACELVDACSDVTFILQHAGMLTDTSHGGREFWRTQMAKLAKRPNVVSKLSGFGTFIHMRAPEHITWLTRETVALFGADRCLWGSNFPIEKLWTDYGWLLDTHRTAAGGLSAGEQAAVFNNTASRVYRLN
- a CDS encoding VWA domain-containing protein, which gives rise to MSVSLLPKAATPFLQFAVALRQAGFPAAPEQTEAFLASVGLLGPTSILDVRRAAHAVFGPAPERREDFDNVFDSIFLGRSFAAPAEGDPEDMPNAYDGGEFELLPDPDEEEPSGGEATQAERLNQRTLTAEDEDATLRLFAKAAPRTLPRRTSRRMRGGKGRLADARRAFRDMLRRDGEISALPTRTRRQRQRRVLMLIDVSGSMKAGTDSRLRLAHALVQAGERVEVFTLGTRLTRVTRALKHRNRDQAMALASGLVADWDGGTRLGDALAVFLSVPRFASFARGALTIIVSDGLERGGPDALVSAMNKLRGLSWSTLWLSPLAADPAYRPDTEAMRLILPMIDQLGDGSSAQTLAAEVMSFAKGAR
- a CDS encoding MoxR family ATPase encodes the protein MPVRQLPAGLDGPQPLADALRDAQYIASDDLATATFLALSLQKPLLLEGAPGVGKTECAKALASIMGRELVRLQCYEGIDASAAMYEWNFPRQMLAIRQAGDDYVNLYGDEFLIARPILQALEKPRDRVLLIDEIDRADHEFEAFLLEFLSDFTLSIPERGTMRAPEPPIVILTSNRTRELHEALRRRCVYHWIDYPDPALEANIVMMRASTVAQDTAHKVVAAVGQLRGQPLAKPPGVAETVEWAEAATLLHAQGAPWPRAFARAIGVVLKDQDDLEFIAPQIDAMLERVAS